In a genomic window of Nocardiopsis mwathae:
- the trhA gene encoding PAQR family membrane homeostasis protein TrhA: MAAEQSGGAAAHRSARADAAPLTGLKPRLRGWLHLGTAPVAALAGLVLVALAPTLPGRLSAAVYAASSMLLFSTSAVYHVGRWSQRGVAVLRRMDHANIYLIIAGTYTPFVVLVLDGTLRTAMLALIWCGAVAGVLFKVFKPDAPRWLSTGLYLAIGWVAVLFFPQLIGGTHPATWILIIVGGLLYSVGAVVYALKRPNPAPRWFGFHEVFHSFTIAAYICHYIAVSFVVYTAA, translated from the coding sequence ATGGCCGCAGAGCAGTCCGGCGGTGCGGCGGCGCACCGCAGCGCCCGCGCCGACGCAGCCCCGCTGACCGGCCTCAAACCCCGGTTGCGCGGCTGGCTGCACCTCGGCACCGCCCCGGTGGCGGCGCTGGCCGGACTGGTCCTCGTCGCCCTCGCCCCCACACTGCCGGGCCGCCTCTCCGCCGCCGTCTACGCGGCCAGTTCCATGCTGCTGTTCAGCACGTCGGCCGTGTACCACGTGGGCCGGTGGTCCCAGCGCGGGGTCGCGGTGCTGCGCCGGATGGACCACGCCAACATCTACCTGATCATCGCCGGGACCTACACGCCGTTCGTCGTGCTCGTCCTCGACGGCACACTGCGCACCGCCATGCTCGCGCTCATCTGGTGCGGGGCGGTCGCCGGTGTCCTGTTCAAGGTGTTCAAGCCCGACGCCCCGCGCTGGCTGTCCACCGGCCTCTACCTGGCCATCGGCTGGGTGGCGGTGCTCTTCTTCCCCCAGCTCATCGGCGGTACCCACCCCGCCACCTGGATCCTGATCATCGTCGGCGGCCTGCTCTACAGCGTCGGCGCCGTCGTCTACGCCCTCAAGCGGCCGAACCCCGCGCCGCGCTGGTTCGGCTTCCACGAGGTCTTCCACTCGTTCACGATCGCCGCCTACATCTGCCATTACATCGCGGTCTCCTTCGTCGTCTACACCGCGGCCTGA
- a CDS encoding carbohydrate ABC transporter permease, translated as MLPLVPALLLLLSFFAGPILWTVWASLTNAALTGSAAAHTEFVGTANFQRLLADPAFFNSALLTVVFLVASGVVGQTVLGLVLALLMQNRGAAVRMAVGGVVVGAWVVPEVVAGFVWVAFLEREGTLNGLLEAVGAPTQNWLYTAPLLAVVLANVWKGTAFSMMSYSAGLAEIPTDLKEAARADGAGPVQVVWHVVLPLLRRTVATTLLLVTLQTVQVFTLIYVMTAGGPGDRSMTLPLLMYREALRFGELGYGTTVALALLVIAGSLSALYVRALRPEEVR; from the coding sequence CTGTTACCCCTCGTACCCGCGCTGCTCCTCCTGCTGTCCTTCTTCGCCGGCCCGATCCTGTGGACGGTGTGGGCGTCCCTCACGAACGCGGCGCTGACCGGGTCGGCCGCGGCGCACACCGAGTTCGTCGGCACGGCCAACTTCCAGCGGCTGCTCGCCGACCCCGCGTTCTTCAACTCGGCCCTGCTGACGGTGGTCTTCCTGGTCGCCTCGGGGGTCGTCGGCCAGACCGTGCTCGGGCTGGTGCTGGCGCTGCTCATGCAGAACCGCGGCGCCGCCGTACGGATGGCGGTGGGCGGGGTGGTGGTCGGGGCCTGGGTCGTCCCCGAGGTCGTCGCGGGGTTCGTGTGGGTGGCGTTCCTGGAGCGGGAGGGCACGCTCAACGGCCTGCTTGAGGCGGTGGGGGCGCCGACGCAGAACTGGCTGTACACGGCGCCTCTGCTGGCGGTGGTCCTGGCCAACGTCTGGAAGGGCACCGCGTTCTCGATGATGTCCTACTCCGCCGGGCTGGCCGAAATCCCCACCGATCTGAAGGAGGCGGCGCGGGCGGACGGCGCCGGGCCGGTGCAGGTGGTGTGGCACGTGGTGCTGCCGCTGCTGCGGCGGACCGTGGCCACCACGCTGCTGCTGGTGACGCTGCAGACGGTGCAGGTGTTCACGCTCATCTACGTGATGACGGCCGGAGGCCCGGGTGATCGCAGTATGACGCTTCCGCTGCTGATGTACCGGGAGGCCCTGCGGTTCGGCGAGTTGGGGTACGGCACCACGGTGGCACTGGCGCTGCTGGTGATCGCCGGGTCGCTCTCCGCGCTGTACGTGCGGGCGCTGCGGCCGGAGGAGGTGCGGTGA
- a CDS encoding extracellular solute-binding protein, whose protein sequence is MTRAPLRVAAVAAAAALLGPTATGCSLRPGHDPDTVTVVYSHYGTFRAADTLMRKVKEEFEAENRGVTVELRPIEAPPEDYQAQVNLMNQSDDEAPDIIYEDSFTINQNVDAGYLAPIDHYWEEWDEAKYYQEQADAAVIALDGKRYGVMVGTDTRGLWYNTRLFEQAGIELPWEPESWDEVLGTARELKREIGDDVTPLNVYSGTPMGEAASMQGFQMLLSGTGDGLFDEESRRWVVGSAGFADSLRFIDTIYSEGLALDPQDALNANVGTINNEERIPAGEIAISLDGSWITQSWIATAGKPWPEWPRTMGFAPMPTQHGQAPGTTSMSGGWTLALGSKSVNPDLAWEVMKHTLSKENATQFAIEGAQIPVRVDVAESAEYLQVNPIAEEAAALVEVTHFRPAYSEYPRISLAIQEAMEAVMLGDATPGQAARAYDDRVEHLVGSDNITSGG, encoded by the coding sequence ATGACCCGGGCGCCGCTCCGCGTCGCCGCCGTCGCCGCGGCCGCGGCCCTGCTGGGGCCGACCGCGACGGGGTGCAGCCTGCGGCCCGGTCACGACCCCGACACGGTCACCGTCGTCTACTCCCACTACGGCACCTTCCGCGCGGCCGACACCCTGATGCGCAAGGTCAAGGAGGAGTTCGAGGCGGAGAACCGGGGCGTCACCGTCGAGCTGCGGCCGATCGAGGCCCCGCCCGAGGACTACCAGGCGCAGGTCAACCTGATGAACCAGTCGGACGACGAGGCCCCGGACATCATCTACGAGGACAGCTTCACCATCAACCAGAACGTCGACGCCGGGTACCTGGCCCCGATCGACCACTACTGGGAGGAGTGGGATGAGGCGAAGTACTACCAGGAGCAGGCCGACGCGGCGGTGATCGCCCTTGACGGCAAGCGCTACGGGGTCATGGTCGGGACCGACACGCGCGGGCTCTGGTACAACACCCGGCTGTTCGAGCAGGCCGGAATCGAGCTGCCCTGGGAGCCGGAATCCTGGGACGAGGTGTTGGGCACCGCCCGGGAGCTCAAGCGCGAGATCGGCGACGACGTCACCCCGCTCAACGTCTACTCCGGAACGCCCATGGGCGAGGCCGCGTCCATGCAGGGCTTCCAGATGCTGCTGAGCGGCACCGGCGACGGGCTCTTCGACGAGGAGTCGCGCAGGTGGGTGGTCGGCTCCGCGGGGTTCGCGGACTCCCTGCGGTTCATCGACACCATCTACTCCGAGGGCCTGGCCCTGGACCCCCAGGACGCGCTCAACGCGAACGTCGGCACGATCAACAACGAGGAGCGGATCCCCGCCGGGGAGATCGCGATCAGCCTCGACGGGTCCTGGATCACCCAGAGCTGGATCGCGACGGCGGGTAAGCCGTGGCCTGAGTGGCCCCGGACCATGGGGTTCGCCCCCATGCCCACCCAGCACGGCCAGGCTCCGGGCACCACCAGCATGTCCGGCGGATGGACGCTGGCGCTGGGCTCCAAGAGCGTCAACCCCGACCTCGCCTGGGAGGTCATGAAGCACACCCTGAGCAAGGAGAACGCGACGCAGTTCGCGATCGAGGGGGCCCAGATCCCGGTCCGCGTCGACGTCGCGGAATCCGCGGAGTACCTGCAGGTCAACCCCATCGCCGAGGAGGCGGCGGCGCTGGTGGAGGTCACCCACTTCCGTCCCGCCTACAGCGAGTACCCGCGGATCTCGCTGGCGATCCAGGAGGCCATGGAGGCGGTCATGCTGGGCGATGCCACCCCCGGGCAGGCGGCACGCGCGTACGACGACCGGGTCGAACACCTCGTCGGTTCCGACAACATCACCTCCGGTGGGTGA
- a CDS encoding pyridoxamine 5'-phosphate oxidase family protein yields MTTTMTTTWQTFSDEAPELAAAMRARFEATEHHVLATLRADGSPRVSGTEVAFHGPDIVLGSMPGSVKARDLQRDGRFALHANPGDGSMDGGDAKIAGVAVEVTDPEEIEAFRERGVPPGPFHLFRLDLTDAVLTAVENDRLAIRLWRPGHAVKELSRA; encoded by the coding sequence ATGACGACGACGATGACGACGACCTGGCAGACGTTCAGCGATGAGGCACCCGAGCTGGCAGCAGCCATGCGGGCCCGGTTCGAGGCCACCGAGCACCATGTCCTGGCCACCCTGCGGGCGGACGGATCGCCCCGGGTCAGCGGGACGGAGGTGGCCTTCCACGGCCCCGACATCGTCCTCGGCTCGATGCCCGGCTCGGTCAAGGCCCGCGACCTGCAGCGCGACGGCCGTTTCGCGCTCCACGCCAACCCCGGCGACGGGTCGATGGACGGCGGCGACGCCAAGATCGCCGGTGTCGCGGTCGAGGTCACCGACCCGGAGGAGATCGAGGCGTTCCGCGAACGGGGCGTTCCGCCCGGGCCGTTCCACTTGTTCCGGCTGGATCTGACGGATGCGGTGCTGACCGCGGTGGAGAACGACCGCCTGGCCATCCGCCTGTGGCGGCCCGGCCACGCGGTGAAGGAGCTCAGCCGGGCCTGA
- the rpoD gene encoding RNA polymerase sigma factor RpoD has translation MPPIRQVAQLVADSRSGEAVTVADVASALDRLDAPPESLDPVVRGLAQRGVDVVDPVADEPPPSVSDFGRRTSTSDLVRIYLREIGRVPLLTAEEEVELAKSIEVGLYAGQKLRDGRRSAVPGQISRQDVDDLEHLVQEGERAKRRLIESNLRLVVSIAKRYIGRGLLFLDLIQEGNLGLIRAVEKFDYAKGFKFSTYATWWIRQAITRAIADQARTIRIPVHMVETINKLMRVQRQLHQELGREPTPAEISRELGFGDDRVQEIQRIAQEPVSLHAPIGEEDSDFGDFIEDSDAVVPVEAAAFIMLQDQLLVMLSGLSEREQRIIQLRFGLADGHPRTLEEVGREFGVTRERIRQIESKTLAKLRHPSRAQMLRDFLD, from the coding sequence ATGCCGCCGATCCGGCAGGTGGCGCAACTCGTCGCGGATTCACGATCCGGGGAGGCGGTGACCGTCGCCGACGTCGCCTCCGCCCTGGACCGGTTGGACGCCCCACCCGAGTCTCTGGACCCGGTGGTGCGCGGTCTCGCCCAGCGGGGGGTCGACGTCGTCGACCCGGTCGCGGACGAACCGCCGCCGTCGGTCTCCGACTTCGGGCGGCGCACCTCCACCAGCGACCTGGTGCGCATCTACCTGCGCGAGATCGGCCGTGTTCCGCTGCTCACGGCAGAAGAAGAAGTGGAACTCGCCAAATCGATCGAGGTCGGACTCTACGCCGGGCAGAAACTTCGGGACGGCCGCCGCTCCGCCGTCCCCGGACAGATCTCCCGCCAGGACGTCGACGACCTCGAACATCTCGTCCAGGAAGGTGAGCGCGCCAAGCGCCGCCTGATCGAGTCGAACCTCCGACTGGTCGTGTCCATCGCCAAGCGCTACATCGGCCGCGGCCTGCTCTTCCTGGACCTGATCCAGGAGGGCAACCTGGGGCTGATCCGGGCGGTGGAGAAGTTCGACTACGCCAAGGGGTTCAAGTTCTCCACCTACGCGACCTGGTGGATCCGTCAGGCCATCACCCGGGCCATCGCCGACCAGGCGCGCACCATCCGCATCCCGGTGCACATGGTGGAGACCATCAACAAGCTGATGCGGGTGCAGCGCCAACTGCACCAGGAACTCGGCCGCGAGCCGACCCCCGCCGAGATCTCCCGCGAACTGGGTTTCGGCGACGACCGTGTGCAGGAGATCCAGCGCATCGCCCAGGAACCGGTGTCCCTGCATGCGCCCATCGGTGAGGAGGACTCCGACTTCGGGGACTTCATCGAGGACTCCGACGCCGTCGTCCCCGTCGAGGCGGCGGCGTTCATCATGCTGCAGGACCAGCTGCTGGTCATGCTCAGCGGGCTGTCCGAGCGCGAGCAGCGCATCATCCAGCTGCGCTTCGGCCTGGCCGACGGACACCCCCGCACGCTGGAGGAGGTGGGACGGGAGTTCGGGGTGACGCGGGAGCGCATCCGCCAGATCGAGTCCAAGACCCTGGCGAAGCTGCGCCACCCGTCACGTGCCCAGATGCTCCGCGACTTCCTGGACTGA
- a CDS encoding ABC transporter permease subunit: MRRSVASPSRAAGSVLVHGVLAVLAAVFLLPLVWMVVAAFDAEPSLRAAPPASLTLDHFSAVLTPETVLVPVANSVLICGGAALVTVAASLLAAYPLSRYTLRFKRPVMYVVLFATGLPITAIMVPVYGLFAQAGLLDSRLSTSLFLATASLPYGIWISKNVLDGIPIELEEAAWVDGASVWQSLRLLVLPLAVPGMAVVGIFTLVLTWGNFFVPFILLNSADRLPAAVKIYAFFDQYGGVRYGELAAYSLLYTLPVVALYLAVSRALSGRFGLGGAMKG, translated from the coding sequence GTGAGACGCTCGGTCGCCTCGCCCTCGCGCGCGGCGGGGTCGGTGCTGGTGCACGGGGTGCTGGCGGTGCTGGCGGCGGTGTTCCTGCTGCCGCTGGTCTGGATGGTGGTCGCGGCGTTCGACGCCGAGCCGTCGCTGCGCGCCGCGCCTCCGGCGTCGCTCACCCTGGATCACTTCTCCGCGGTGCTGACGCCCGAGACGGTTCTGGTCCCGGTGGCCAACAGTGTGCTGATCTGCGGAGGTGCGGCGCTGGTCACGGTGGCGGCCTCGCTGCTGGCCGCCTACCCGCTGTCGCGCTACACACTGCGGTTCAAGCGGCCGGTGATGTACGTGGTGCTGTTCGCGACCGGGCTGCCGATCACCGCGATCATGGTGCCGGTCTACGGCCTGTTCGCACAGGCCGGGCTGTTGGACTCACGGCTGTCCACGTCGCTGTTCCTGGCCACCGCCAGCCTGCCGTACGGGATCTGGATCTCGAAGAACGTCCTGGACGGCATTCCGATCGAGCTGGAGGAGGCGGCCTGGGTCGACGGGGCGTCGGTGTGGCAGTCACTGCGGCTGCTGGTGCTGCCGCTCGCGGTGCCGGGGATGGCCGTGGTGGGCATTTTCACCCTGGTGCTGACCTGGGGGAACTTCTTCGTCCCGTTCATCCTGCTGAACAGCGCCGACCGGCTTCCGGCGGCGGTGAAGATCTACGCGTTCTTCGACCAGTACGGCGGGGTGCGCTACGGAGAGCTGGCTGCCTACTCGCTGCTGTACACGCTTCCGGTGGTGGCCCTGTACCTGGCGGTGTCGCGGGCGCTGAGCGGCCGGTTCGGCCTCGGTGGCGCGATGAAGGGGTGA
- the dnaG gene encoding DNA primase — protein sequence MAGRIRDEDIALVRERSPIADVIGEYLQLRNAGGGSLKGLCPFHDEKSPSFNVTPARGLYHCFGCGEGGDVIRFIQEIEQLSFVDAVEHLAQQAGVQLRYEHGGRSARADQGQRQRLIEAHREAAAFYVEQLLSPGAQEGRRFLSERGFTRADAEKFGIGFAPPGWETLTTHLRKKGFSDREIITAGLASQGRRGAYDKFRNRLVWPVREVTGDVVGFGARKLDPEDDGPKYLNTPETPIFKKGHLLYGLDLAKREIARQRQAVIVEGYTDVMACHLAGVPTAVATCGTSFGEEHAKILRRMLLGRSNQGGEVIFTFDGDAAGQKAALRAFDESHGFSSDSFVAVQSDGLDPCDLRIQRGDGALRDLVAGRKPLVEFVIRSRIVEHNLDTNEGRLAAIDAAAPIIATIRDAGLRKEYAKDLDKWTGFMDERQVLRRVAQHMGRPEGERRPGRGRPAPAPPPGAAETAPYDLRDPSLQRERQALKIAVQYPALAAEFDTLDAETFTVPQHRAMAELIRGNGGVAAVGDPAQWATRLRDSAPNEAQRTFVTQLAVEPIEVYGELDEHYAKEILGTIRIHSINRQVANLKSRLGRLDPTADAEEYQRVFTELMGVEQQRRLIRERGSGAT from the coding sequence GTGGCCGGCCGAATCAGAGACGAAGACATCGCGCTCGTGCGCGAGCGCTCCCCCATCGCCGACGTCATCGGCGAGTACCTTCAGCTCCGCAACGCCGGAGGCGGCTCGCTGAAGGGCCTGTGCCCCTTCCACGACGAGAAGTCGCCCTCCTTCAACGTCACGCCCGCCCGCGGCCTCTACCACTGCTTCGGCTGCGGCGAGGGCGGCGACGTCATCCGCTTCATCCAGGAGATCGAACAGCTCAGCTTCGTCGACGCCGTCGAGCACCTCGCCCAGCAGGCCGGGGTCCAGCTGCGCTACGAGCACGGCGGCAGGTCCGCTCGGGCCGATCAGGGCCAGCGGCAGCGGCTCATCGAGGCGCACCGGGAGGCCGCGGCGTTCTACGTCGAGCAGCTGCTGAGCCCGGGGGCGCAGGAGGGGCGACGGTTCCTGAGCGAGCGCGGGTTCACCCGCGCCGACGCCGAGAAGTTCGGCATCGGATTCGCCCCGCCCGGCTGGGAGACCCTCACCACCCACCTGCGCAAGAAGGGGTTCTCCGACCGGGAGATCATCACCGCCGGACTGGCCAGCCAGGGGCGGCGCGGCGCCTACGACAAGTTCCGCAACCGGCTCGTGTGGCCGGTCCGCGAGGTCACCGGCGATGTCGTCGGCTTCGGCGCGCGCAAGCTCGACCCCGAGGACGACGGCCCCAAGTACCTCAATACCCCCGAGACCCCGATCTTCAAGAAGGGACACCTCCTCTACGGGCTCGACCTCGCCAAGCGGGAGATCGCCCGGCAGCGCCAGGCCGTCATCGTCGAGGGTTACACCGACGTCATGGCCTGCCACCTCGCCGGGGTCCCCACCGCCGTGGCCACGTGCGGCACCTCCTTCGGCGAGGAGCACGCCAAGATCCTGCGGCGGATGCTGCTCGGCCGCTCCAACCAGGGCGGCGAGGTGATCTTCACCTTCGACGGCGACGCCGCGGGGCAGAAGGCGGCGCTGCGCGCCTTCGACGAGAGCCACGGTTTCAGCTCCGACAGCTTCGTTGCCGTCCAATCCGACGGGCTGGACCCCTGCGACCTGCGTATCCAGCGGGGGGACGGGGCACTGCGCGACCTGGTCGCCGGCCGCAAACCCCTCGTCGAGTTCGTCATCCGCAGCCGCATCGTGGAGCACAACCTCGACACCAACGAGGGCCGCCTCGCCGCCATCGACGCCGCGGCGCCCATCATCGCCACCATCCGCGACGCCGGGCTCCGCAAGGAGTACGCCAAGGACCTGGACAAGTGGACCGGGTTCATGGACGAGCGCCAGGTGCTGCGCCGGGTCGCCCAGCACATGGGCCGCCCCGAGGGCGAACGCCGCCCGGGTCGCGGCCGCCCCGCCCCTGCGCCCCCGCCCGGTGCGGCCGAGACCGCCCCCTACGACCTGCGCGACCCCTCGCTGCAGCGCGAGCGCCAGGCGCTGAAGATCGCGGTGCAGTACCCGGCCCTGGCCGCGGAGTTCGACACGCTGGACGCGGAGACGTTCACGGTGCCCCAGCACCGCGCCATGGCGGAGCTCATCCGGGGCAACGGGGGAGTGGCCGCGGTGGGCGACCCCGCACAGTGGGCCACGCGGCTGCGCGACTCCGCGCCCAACGAGGCGCAGCGCACCTTCGTCACCCAGCTGGCGGTGGAACCGATCGAGGTCTATGGAGAACTCGACGAACATTACGCCAAGGAAATCCTCGGCACGATCAGGATTCATTCCATCAATCGCCAGGTGGCAAACCTGAAGTCGCGGCTCGGACGGCTGGACCCGACTGCCGATGCCGAGGAATACCAACGCGTTTTCACCGAACTCATGGGCGTTGAGCAGCAGAGACGCTTGATACGCGAGCGGGGTTCCGGGGCCACGTAG
- a CDS encoding glycoside hydrolase family 18 protein yields the protein MSAQKPPSKARRRTALIGVITAVALGALFFSAFSVITDAGRGDGPARLERMAYFAEWNTANRDYLLKDVADSGAAERLTRIIWAFGDVDSDGRCSIPEDSDQPWELYQRRYDADESVDGQADSYEQPIAGSLHQLLLLREEYPDLRVGLSLGGWNWSTYFSDAVKDEESRREFVSSCIDLWLRGDLPRLGDEPQGGEGVAEGAFDGIDIDWEWPVSGGKEGNVERPEDRRNLTLVVEEFRRQMDELGAETGERYDLSVSVANGEEQIPASYEPEMFAKVDFVTVQGYDFTGAWSDVTDHHSQLYAPPGAPDDASTDRTVRQYLDYGLPADKLVLGFPAFGRGWTGVGPDDFGRYSQAEAGAEGSYGESTDPYGELKYRSGQRFFDPVNGAYWLYDGNEWWTYDTPEIVRMKGAYVRELNLGGLMMWNLDMDPEGDLVTAMDESLRRDG from the coding sequence ATGTCGGCTCAAAAACCGCCCTCGAAAGCACGGCGAAGGACCGCCCTGATCGGAGTCATCACGGCGGTGGCCCTCGGCGCCCTGTTCTTCAGCGCGTTCAGCGTGATCACCGACGCCGGCCGCGGGGACGGCCCCGCGCGGCTGGAACGCATGGCCTACTTCGCCGAATGGAACACGGCCAACCGCGACTACCTGCTCAAGGATGTCGCCGACAGCGGGGCGGCCGAGCGGCTCACCCGCATCATCTGGGCGTTCGGCGACGTCGACTCCGACGGCCGGTGCTCGATCCCCGAGGACTCCGACCAGCCGTGGGAGCTGTACCAGCGCCGCTACGACGCCGACGAGAGCGTCGACGGGCAGGCCGACAGCTACGAGCAGCCGATCGCCGGCAGCCTCCACCAGCTCCTCCTGCTCCGCGAGGAGTACCCCGACCTGCGCGTGGGCCTGAGCCTGGGCGGGTGGAACTGGTCCACCTACTTCTCCGACGCGGTGAAGGACGAGGAGTCCCGGCGCGAGTTCGTGTCCTCGTGCATCGACCTGTGGCTGCGCGGCGACCTGCCCCGCCTCGGCGACGAACCCCAGGGCGGCGAAGGCGTCGCCGAGGGGGCCTTCGACGGCATCGACATCGACTGGGAGTGGCCGGTGTCCGGCGGCAAGGAGGGCAACGTCGAGCGGCCGGAGGACCGCCGCAACCTCACCCTCGTCGTGGAGGAGTTCCGCCGCCAGATGGACGAGCTGGGGGCGGAGACGGGCGAGCGCTACGACCTGTCGGTCTCGGTGGCCAACGGCGAGGAGCAGATCCCGGCCAGCTACGAGCCGGAGATGTTCGCCAAGGTCGACTTCGTCACCGTCCAGGGCTACGACTTCACGGGTGCCTGGAGCGACGTCACCGACCACCATTCCCAGCTGTACGCGCCCCCGGGGGCGCCCGACGACGCCAGCACCGACCGAACGGTGCGCCAGTACCTCGACTACGGCCTTCCGGCCGACAAGCTGGTCCTGGGCTTTCCCGCCTTCGGCCGAGGCTGGACCGGGGTGGGGCCGGACGACTTCGGCCGCTACAGCCAGGCGGAGGCGGGTGCGGAGGGCTCCTACGGCGAGTCCACGGACCCGTACGGCGAACTCAAGTACCGCAGCGGCCAGCGCTTCTTCGACCCGGTCAACGGCGCCTACTGGCTGTACGACGGCAACGAGTGGTGGACGTACGACACCCCCGAGATCGTCCGCATGAAGGGCGCCTACGTCCGCGAACTGAACCTCGGCGGCCTGATGATGTGGAACCTCGACATGGACCCCGAGGGCGACCTGGTCACCGCGATGGACGAGTCCCTGCGCAGGGACGGGTAG